The sequence below is a genomic window from Streptococcus pantholopis.
CAGCTTCCTCAAATTATTGAGCAGGATACTGTAGCTGAAAAGACACTCAAATGCTGCTGACAGGATAATCTTTGCAGAAGATTGCAGGAAAATGCTTATAAATACTTATAAACACTTAAATATGTGTTATAATATAAATAAGGAGAGTTAGTCTATGTACCAAGAACAGCGTTTAAGGAAAATTCTGGAAATATTGGCGAAACGGGGGGAGCTGTCTGCTAAAAAAGCTATGGAAGAGCTGCAGGTTTCCAGAGATACTGTTCGGCGTGACTTTGCGCTTTTAGCACAGCAGCACAGAGTTAAGCGAACACATGGCGGTATTTTGCCTATCCTTGAACCATCTCTGATTCCTGCTTTTAAAGAGCGTTTAGAGGAACTGAATGAGGAGAAGGAGAGAATGGCACAGATGGCCTTGCCTTTTCTCAAACAGGGAGGCTATTATTTTTTTGATGTTTCAACCAGTCTGCTGCGTCTAGCCCAATTGACAGATTTGCCCCTTACTGTCTATTCGCATTCTCTGGACAATGCCCTTGTTTTTTCGGAAAAGGAGCAAATCGATTTTCACTTACTTGGAGGGCGTTTTTATGTTGCTAATCGTTTCTACTTTTCCTTAAAAGAAGCAGAACTGCTTCGATCGCTTCACTTAGATATAGCTTTTATTGGAGCTGCCGGCCTCCGAGGTGGAGAAGTGAGTTTTTCGGATGTCGAAGATGTGCAGGTCAAAGCTCTGGCTCTCAAACGGGCACAAACCAAGGTTCTGATTGCCGAGGCAGGGAAGTGGGAGCGGCAAGGGCCACATGTCCTGTGTTCCTTAGCAGACTTTGATTATTTGATTTGTGACAGGAAACCTGATAAAGCCCTTCTAGACAGTATAGGCCGTCAGACACAGGTCCTTTACTAATATTATACTATTTACCCAATAAGGATTTTTGCTACTAAGGAGATATTATGACTGAGGTAAAATTGATTATCAGCGATATTGACGGTACGATTTTGGACAGCCAGCACCAATTGGACAGTGGGTTAAAGGGAGCTGTTGCAGAGCTAAAAGAGAGAGGAATCCCCTTTATTCTGGCTTCGGCCAGATCGCCTTACGGGATGGCTCCTTTAGCACAAGCCTTAGGACTTGAAGGAGTTCCAATGGCTTGCTACAACGGGGCATTGATTGTTCAAAAATACAAAGACAGCTATCAATTCGTCTACGAAAATCCCTTAGACAAAGGAGAAGTCAGCAGTCTTCTGCAACTACTGAAAGATGATTTCCCTCAAATATCAGTCAATTGTTACGCAGGAACCGATTGGCTGGTTGAAAAAAAAGATAAGTGGGTCTCGCTGGAAGCAGGCATTACAGGAGAAATGCCTGTTGTGACTGATTTTACTGATTTTCTCAGCCGGCAGACTGTTTCTGTACATAAGCTGCTTTTAATTGCAGAAGCAGAGGAAATTCAAAATCTCTACCAATTGTTGAATAAGCAGCTCTTTAAATATATTCACTGCTATTTGTCAAAGGATAATTACCTGGAAGTGACAGCAAAGACTGTTTCAAAAGACAGAGCACTTAGAGAATTGGCTGCTTATTACCATCTTAATCTTGAACAGACGATGGCAATCGGCGATAACTTCAATGATATGCCCATGTTAGAGTCAGCAGGACTTGGCGTGGCTATGGGCAATGCACCGCAGACCGTTAGAGAGAGGGCAGATGCTATTGCTGAAAGCAATGATCAAAACGGTGTTTCATCTGCCATTGCCGACTATGTTCTTCGTTAAAATCGGAAGGAAAAGTTTAGGAAATCGGAGCCCTGGCGGCCTAGTAAAATTTAGCGATGAATCTGTCTTGGTCTACAGCTACGCGTGTGTGTTCTGCCTTACCAATGAGTTCCTCTCCTTCATAAGCAGCAATTGAAAAATGGTACTGCCGCCCTTTCCGAGTCATCTGTCTGATAATAATTCGAATATCTGTTCCGATTGGACTGGCTGCTAAATGCTCAATAGATATGGCCGAACCAACACTTGTTTCATTCTCTTTTAGCTGCGGCTGCAGATGAGTAAAAGCCGTGTTTTCCATGAAGGCAACTAAAGCCGGTGTAGCAAGAACCTCCAGTTCTCCTGATTCCATGCTTTTAGCAGAATCTTTAGATTCTGTGTGATAAATTTTCTGAAATAACATTAGTAACATCTCCTTTAAATAAGATACAAAGGGCGTTTAAAAGCTCACAGCAAAAATGGCGGTAAGCCAGAAATCTTTGATTTCGTAGGCAAACCCCTGCCAGAACGACTAGAAAGGTGCGGTCGACTGTTAAGGCGACAAAGCCTTTAGACGGCTACGGCTAGCTAACTTGAAAGCAATTCTAAACTTAGCCATATCTTTTTTGCACACTTAGCCCGTGTTCAATTAACAAGATACAAAGCCCGTTTAGGGCGGTTCAGTTCCGATGAGATACAAAGCCCGTGAAGAGGCAGAAAAATAATTTTATTTTAAACAGAAAGCACGGAGCAATATTTTCTGCCGAGTGAAGTCTGATGGGCGGCTGAGATTTGCTTAATTGCTGCTTTCGTGTTAAGATAGAAATGTTTAAATCATTATGAAGAGGTGGTAAAATTGGCATTTGGTGATAATGGACCACGTAAAAAAACGGCTTTTGAAAAATTAACATTATTTGTTGTCATTTTGATGGTTCTTGTGACTGTCGGCGGTATTTTGATTAGTGCTTTGAGTGTCCTGCTGTAAGCAAAACCGTCAGCGACTGGAGCGATTGCCATTTTAAAATAGACTTGGATGGTTAAATGACAGGCAGAAAGTGGTTTTGAAAGTTCCGGAGGTTCATCCGGTTTCCGACTATTTCTGCTGTGTTTTTTTGTCTTCTAAGAAACAGAAAAAAAGAAGGAATAAAATAGATGAGTATGTTTTTAGATACGGCTGCTGTAAAAGTGAAAGCCGGCCAAGGCGGCGATGGCATGGTGGCTTTCCGCCGTGAAAAATATGTTGCTAACGGCGGTCCTTGGGGAGGAGACGGCGGCCGGGGTGGCAATGTTATTTTTAAAGTGGACGAGGGGCTGCGAACTCTGATGGATTTCCGCTATAATCGCCACTTTAAAGCTAAGCCCGGTGAAAAAGGAATGACCAAGGGAATGCACGGACGAGGAGCCGAGGATTTGATTGTACCTGTCCCGCAGGGAACAACTGTTCGTGATGCAAAAACTGGCAAAGTTCTTGCCGATCTTGTCCGCAGGGATCAGGAATTTACTGTAGCACATGGCGGCCGAGGGGGGCGCGGGAATATACGCTTTGCGACACCTCGCAATCCGGCACCTGAAATCTCAGAAAACGGGGAGCCCGGTGAAGAGCGTGAATTGGAGCTTGAATTAAAGATACTGGCAGATGTGGGCCTGGTTGGTTTCCCCTCAGTCGGGAAATCCACCTTGCTTAGTGTTGTTACAGCCGCCCAGCCTAAAATCGGTGCTTACCATTTTACGACCATTGTTCCTAATCTGGGTATGGTTCGTACAAAATCGGGCGAAAGTTTTGCGATGGCGGATTTGCCGGGACTGATTGAGGGTGCCAGCCAAGGGGTTGGTCTTGGAACACAGTTTTTGCGACATATTGAAAGAACACGGGTGATACTGCATGTGCTTGATATGTCTGCAGGAGAAGGACGTGATCCCTATGAAGATTATTTGGCTATCAATAAGGAGCTGAAATCCTATAATCTTCGTCTTGCAGAGCGTCCGCAGATTATTGTAGCCAATAAAATGGATATGCCTCAGGCAGCTGAACAGCTGGAAATTTTTCGAAAAAAATTAGCTGCTGCATATGATGAATTTGCTGATCAACCTCTGATTTTTCCAATTTCCGGTTTGACACATCAAGGGCTGGAAAATCTGATGGAAGCAACAGCAGAATTGCTGGATAAAACACCTGACTTTCCTCTGTACAGCGACGCTGATATGGCTCAGACCGAAACATATTACGGTTTTTCAGCTGATGATGAACATCCTTTTGATATTTCCCGCACTGACGATGCCGCTTGGGTATTATCAGGTGAGAAATTAGAAAAGCTTTTTGTGATGACCAATATGGAGCGCGACGAAGCTATTATGAAATTTTCCCGCCAGCTGCGTGCCATGGGGGTTGATGAAGCTTTGCGCAGCCGCGGAGCTAAGGACGGTGATACCGTACGTATCGGCAGTTTTGAATTTGAATTTGTTGACTGATATTCAGCCAGCTTAAGGTATTCAGTTTTAGCTATGAACTTAAAATGAAAAGGGGGCTTTATGGGGGATAAACCGATATCATTTAGGGACAAGGACGGAAATTTTGTTTCAGCAGCAGATGTTTGGAATGCAGAGAAATTAGAAGAGCTTTTTAATAAACTCAATCCTAATCGCAAAATTCGCTTGGAAAAAGAGAAGAGAAGAGAAGAAGAAACCGGGAAGCAGCAGGATCCTTGACCCAAGGCAGGCTGGATTTCCGGCTTTTTACTTCTTTATCAATCCTTTTTCAGTCAGCTGGTAGCTTATTTGGGGAACATGGCTGATATAGCTGCGGTCATGAGAAACACTGATGATACAGCCTGGGTAGGTTTTTAGAACTTGCCGGATAGATTTCTGTGAAGTGGGTGAGAAACTGCGGGTGGGTTCATCCAGCAGTAGAATTTTGTACCGGTTGAGCAGCATCTGAGCGAGGAGGAGTTTTGCTTTTTGTCCGCCTGAGAGTTTATTTACAGGCTGATAAATGTCCTCATAATTGAACTGTAAACTGGAAAGGTAGGTCAGTACCTGCTCTTTTTGGTGTCTTCTGCCGCAAAATTCCAGAGCTGTTTCTTGACCATCCCAGATCTCATCATAATTTTGCGGCATGTATCCAATAGACAAAGTGCCCTTTTGCTCTTTAAGCTCTTGGTAAATATGTTTTAACAAGCAGGTTTTGCCGATACCATTGCGCCCGGTAATGACAATTTTATCCTGTCCATATACCGTGAGGTTGATAGGAATGGTTTTTCCTGTTTGAGGCAAGGACAGCAGTTCGTGTTCATAGCAGAGAATTTTCTTTCCAGCCGGCAACGGCTGCAGTTTTTGAAAATCAATATGAATGGTGTCTGTTTGGTAAGGAGCGGGGCCTTTTTGTCTGTTCTCTCGTTCAAAGCGCTTTTGCTGAGCCTTCAGGGCTTTCATTTTTTTGGCTAAGAGCCGGCCTTC
It includes:
- a CDS encoding DeoR/GlpR family DNA-binding transcription regulator, translated to MYQEQRLRKILEILAKRGELSAKKAMEELQVSRDTVRRDFALLAQQHRVKRTHGGILPILEPSLIPAFKERLEELNEEKERMAQMALPFLKQGGYYFFDVSTSLLRLAQLTDLPLTVYSHSLDNALVFSEKEQIDFHLLGGRFYVANRFYFSLKEAELLRSLHLDIAFIGAAGLRGGEVSFSDVEDVQVKALALKRAQTKVLIAEAGKWERQGPHVLCSLADFDYLICDRKPDKALLDSIGRQTQVLY
- a CDS encoding HAD family hydrolase, coding for MTEVKLIISDIDGTILDSQHQLDSGLKGAVAELKERGIPFILASARSPYGMAPLAQALGLEGVPMACYNGALIVQKYKDSYQFVYENPLDKGEVSSLLQLLKDDFPQISVNCYAGTDWLVEKKDKWVSLEAGITGEMPVVTDFTDFLSRQTVSVHKLLLIAEAEEIQNLYQLLNKQLFKYIHCYLSKDNYLEVTAKTVSKDRALRELAAYYHLNLEQTMAIGDNFNDMPMLESAGLGVAMGNAPQTVRERADAIAESNDQNGVSSAIADYVLR
- a CDS encoding thioesterase family protein, producing the protein MLFQKIYHTESKDSAKSMESGELEVLATPALVAFMENTAFTHLQPQLKENETSVGSAISIEHLAASPIGTDIRIIIRQMTRKGRQYHFSIAAYEGEELIGKAEHTRVAVDQDRFIAKFY
- a CDS encoding DUF4044 domain-containing protein gives rise to the protein MAFGDNGPRKKTAFEKLTLFVVILMVLVTVGGILISALSVLL
- the obgE gene encoding GTPase ObgE; the protein is MSMFLDTAAVKVKAGQGGDGMVAFRREKYVANGGPWGGDGGRGGNVIFKVDEGLRTLMDFRYNRHFKAKPGEKGMTKGMHGRGAEDLIVPVPQGTTVRDAKTGKVLADLVRRDQEFTVAHGGRGGRGNIRFATPRNPAPEISENGEPGEERELELELKILADVGLVGFPSVGKSTLLSVVTAAQPKIGAYHFTTIVPNLGMVRTKSGESFAMADLPGLIEGASQGVGLGTQFLRHIERTRVILHVLDMSAGEGRDPYEDYLAINKELKSYNLRLAERPQIIVANKMDMPQAAEQLEIFRKKLAAAYDEFADQPLIFPISGLTHQGLENLMEATAELLDKTPDFPLYSDADMAQTETYYGFSADDEHPFDISRTDDAAWVLSGEKLEKLFVMTNMERDEAIMKFSRQLRAMGVDEALRSRGAKDGDTVRIGSFEFEFVD